From Candidatus Sphingomonas colombiensis, one genomic window encodes:
- a CDS encoding long-chain-fatty-acid--CoA ligase, translating to MTSAPLPQTFGDALRHHAAERPDGIALRHDGRVTNYALFDAHADQVANALLAMGLRKGDRIAYVGKNSDHAIELTLGAGRAGVVFVPIIWRLAPPEIDYILADSGAAALFVEPAFAAIGEAAARRGMRVVTMDEADYVAFRDAAPATPPPVSVNEDDIILQLYTSGTTGKPKGVMLSHANGIRQRANQIAAGIEWLLSEPGDPTIIAMPYGHIGGVGVVLGSINSGQELIVHAEYDPGAVIDAIAAHRVKRLFLVPAAIGIMLQHPKAADADFSSIETLSYGASPIPLPLLKQAVARIGCGFVQVYGMTETWGAVVALPPEDHLPDREHKMAAAGKALAGVELKIIDADGATLPPGAIGEVAIRSPNNTPGYWGKPDETAKALVGDGWLRTGDAGLLDEEGYLFIQDRIKDMIITGAENVYPAEVESAIYGHPAVADVAVIGIPDARWGEAVKAIVVLNPGENADANAIIAYAREHIAGFKCPKSVDFIAALPRNPSGKILRRELREPFWAGHERRVN from the coding sequence ATGACAAGCGCCCCTCTCCCGCAAACCTTCGGCGACGCGCTGCGCCATCATGCGGCCGAGCGGCCCGATGGAATCGCGCTGCGCCATGACGGCCGGGTAACGAACTACGCCCTGTTCGACGCCCATGCGGATCAGGTTGCGAATGCGCTGCTCGCGATGGGGCTCAGAAAGGGCGATCGCATCGCCTATGTCGGTAAGAACAGCGATCACGCAATCGAGCTGACGCTGGGGGCCGGGCGCGCCGGCGTGGTGTTCGTGCCGATCATCTGGCGCCTCGCTCCACCGGAGATTGATTACATCCTCGCGGATAGCGGCGCGGCGGCCCTGTTCGTCGAACCCGCCTTCGCCGCGATCGGCGAAGCGGCGGCGCGACGTGGTATGCGCGTCGTGACAATGGACGAAGCGGACTATGTAGCATTCCGCGACGCGGCTCCCGCGACCCCGCCTCCGGTTTCGGTGAACGAGGATGACATCATCCTCCAGCTCTACACCTCCGGCACGACGGGCAAGCCCAAGGGCGTGATGCTGAGCCACGCCAACGGCATCCGGCAGCGCGCCAACCAGATCGCCGCCGGCATCGAGTGGCTGCTGTCCGAACCGGGCGACCCGACGATCATCGCCATGCCTTATGGCCATATCGGCGGCGTCGGCGTCGTATTGGGGTCGATCAACAGCGGGCAGGAATTGATCGTCCACGCCGAATATGATCCCGGCGCGGTGATCGACGCGATCGCGGCGCACCGCGTAAAGCGGCTTTTCCTCGTCCCCGCCGCGATCGGCATCATGCTCCAGCATCCCAAGGCGGCGGACGCCGATTTCTCATCAATCGAAACGCTCTCTTATGGCGCCAGCCCGATTCCCTTGCCGTTGCTCAAGCAGGCGGTGGCCCGGATCGGTTGCGGCTTCGTTCAGGTTTACGGCATGACCGAGACATGGGGGGCGGTCGTTGCGCTACCGCCAGAAGATCACCTCCCCGATCGCGAGCATAAAATGGCGGCGGCGGGCAAGGCGCTGGCGGGCGTCGAGCTGAAAATCATCGACGCGGACGGCGCGACGCTGCCGCCCGGCGCGATTGGTGAAGTCGCGATCCGTAGCCCGAACAACACGCCCGGCTATTGGGGCAAGCCTGACGAGACCGCCAAGGCGCTGGTCGGCGACGGCTGGCTGCGCACCGGCGACGCCGGGCTGCTGGATGAGGAAGGCTATCTCTTCATTCAGGATCGCATCAAGGACATGATCATCACGGGCGCGGAGAATGTCTATCCGGCGGAGGTGGAAAGCGCGATCTACGGCCATCCGGCCGTCGCCGACGTGGCGGTGATCGGCATCCCCGATGCGCGCTGGGGCGAAGCGGTGAAGGCGATCGTGGTGCTCAACCCCGGCGAAAATGCCGACGCGAACGCGATCATCGCTTATGCGCGCGAGCACATCGCCGGATTCAAATGCCCCAAATCGGTCGACTTCATCGCCGCTTTGCCGCGCAATCCCTCCGGCAAGATATTGCGCCGCGAATTGCGAGAGCCATTCTGGGCCGGACACGAAAGAAGGGTGAATTGA
- a CDS encoding putative sulfate exporter family transporter, which produces MATAISATRSPRDSIDFVSQIAPGVILCVIVTAGAYLLEGVEEALFGKAWLEALVLAIVGGTLVRSLWTPSARWLPGINFSAKYLLEIAVVLLGASVSAATILHAGPALLGGIAAIVGLTILFGFGVGRLLGLPVRMALLIACGNSICGNSAIAAVAPVIDADSDDVAAAIAFTAVLGVGVVLGLPLLGIALSMNTIAYGAFAGLTVYAVPQVIAATAPIGAAAVQMGTLVKLVRVLMLGPVCLVLALIMRRPETEDTASDPSAAPGLSFSRLVPWFIIGFLALVACRSFGLVPQAAVAPLGRAATTLTVVSMAALGLGVDIRSVAKAGGRVTAAVMLSLAGLGAISFALVSLLHLH; this is translated from the coding sequence ATGGCCACGGCCATTTCCGCCACTCGCTCACCGCGCGACAGCATCGATTTCGTGTCGCAGATCGCGCCAGGGGTAATCCTGTGCGTGATCGTCACCGCCGGCGCCTATCTGCTCGAAGGTGTGGAGGAGGCGCTGTTCGGCAAGGCGTGGCTGGAGGCGCTGGTGCTGGCGATCGTTGGTGGCACGCTGGTGCGCAGCCTGTGGACGCCCTCGGCGCGCTGGCTGCCGGGGATCAACTTCAGCGCCAAATATCTGCTGGAAATCGCGGTGGTGCTGCTCGGCGCGTCGGTGAGCGCGGCGACGATCCTTCATGCCGGGCCTGCGCTGTTGGGCGGGATCGCGGCGATCGTTGGGCTGACGATCCTGTTCGGTTTTGGAGTTGGGCGATTGCTCGGGCTGCCGGTGCGGATGGCGCTGCTGATCGCGTGCGGCAATTCGATCTGTGGCAATTCGGCAATCGCCGCCGTGGCGCCGGTGATCGACGCGGACTCCGATGACGTCGCCGCCGCGATCGCCTTTACCGCCGTGCTGGGGGTGGGGGTGGTGCTGGGGCTGCCGTTGCTGGGCATCGCGCTGAGCATGAACACGATCGCTTATGGCGCATTCGCCGGGCTGACTGTCTATGCCGTGCCGCAAGTGATCGCGGCCACCGCGCCGATCGGGGCAGCTGCTGTCCAGATGGGCACGCTGGTGAAGCTGGTGCGCGTGTTGATGCTCGGCCCGGTGTGCCTAGTCCTCGCGTTGATCATGCGGCGCCCGGAAACGGAGGATACGGCGAGCGACCCGTCAGCTGCGCCGGGGCTGTCGTTCAGCCGGCTGGTGCCGTGGTTTATCATCGGCTTTCTCGCGCTGGTCGCCTGCCGCTCGTTTGGGCTGGTGCCGCAGGCGGCGGTCGCACCACTCGGCCGCGCCGCGACGACGCTGACCGTCGTGTCGATGGCGGCGCTAGGCCTCGGGGTGGATATCCGCTCGGTCGCGAAGGCAGGCGGTCGTGTGACCGCGGCGGTGATGCTGTCGCTCGCCGGTCTCGGTGCGATCAGCTTCGCGCTGGTTTCGTTGCTGCACCTGCATTGA
- a CDS encoding acyl-CoA dehydrogenase family protein has product MDHLLTPETRAFRDEVRTFLNERLPADLSRAARRATSVFLHPDVTLAWQRILHAQGWVAPDWPVEHGGPGWDGIRRYIFAEESARAHAPSLPPQGLKMVAPVIMYYGSDEQKATLLPRILSGDDYWCQGYSEPGAGSDLAALRMRAVRDGDDYVLNGSKIWTTHAHFANRMFCLVRTSTEGRPQSGITFLLLEMATLGITVAPILTLAGDHELNQVFFDDARVPVAGRLGAENDGWTVAKHLLTFERGGRYAPHLAAFHSSLHEAAERIGWLEHAGNRERLAREAIAIDALRAIEVAALEGSGPADAVRPSMLKVLGTEASQRLDHLALEMAATWEGAIEDAPDAIAVALPRYLNNRAGSIYAGSNEIQRDLIARVVVDQAA; this is encoded by the coding sequence ATGGATCATTTGCTGACCCCTGAGACACGCGCTTTTCGCGATGAGGTGCGTACTTTCCTGAACGAGCGGCTGCCCGCTGATCTGAGCCGCGCCGCGCGCCGCGCGACGAGCGTGTTCCTCCATCCCGATGTAACGCTGGCATGGCAGCGCATTCTCCACGCGCAAGGCTGGGTCGCGCCGGACTGGCCGGTCGAACATGGCGGCCCGGGATGGGATGGCATCAGGCGCTATATCTTCGCCGAGGAAAGCGCCCGCGCGCACGCCCCATCGCTCCCGCCGCAGGGGCTGAAGATGGTTGCGCCGGTGATCATGTATTATGGCAGCGACGAGCAGAAGGCGACGCTGCTGCCGCGCATCCTGTCTGGCGATGACTATTGGTGCCAGGGCTATTCGGAGCCGGGGGCCGGCTCCGATCTCGCCGCGCTCAGGATGCGTGCGGTACGAGACGGCGACGATTATGTGCTCAACGGATCGAAGATCTGGACGACGCATGCCCATTTCGCCAACCGCATGTTCTGCCTCGTCCGCACGAGCACCGAAGGACGCCCACAGTCCGGCATAACCTTCCTGCTGCTCGAAATGGCGACGCTGGGTATCACCGTCGCACCAATTCTGACGCTCGCCGGAGACCATGAGCTTAATCAGGTGTTTTTCGATGACGCGCGCGTGCCGGTGGCCGGGCGGCTGGGCGCTGAGAATGATGGCTGGACGGTCGCCAAGCACCTGCTGACCTTCGAGCGCGGAGGGCGTTACGCGCCGCACCTCGCGGCCTTTCATTCATCGTTGCACGAAGCCGCGGAGCGGATCGGCTGGCTGGAACATGCCGGCAATCGCGAGCGGCTGGCGCGTGAGGCGATCGCGATCGATGCGTTGCGCGCGATTGAGGTCGCTGCGCTGGAGGGCAGCGGCCCGGCGGATGCGGTGCGGCCATCGATGCTGAAGGTGCTGGGGACGGAGGCTTCGCAGCGGCTCGATCACCTCGCGCTGGAGATGGCGGCGACATGGGAGGGCGCGATCGAAGATGCGCCCGATGCGATCGCCGTCGCCCTGCCGCGCTATCTCAACAATCGGGCGGGTAGCATCTATGCCGGGTCGAACGAGATTCAGCGCGATCTGATCGCGCGCGTGGTGGTCGATCAGGCGGCGTAG
- a CDS encoding LuxR C-terminal-related transcriptional regulator, translating into MNVGSMPELSWEVVDRLALSVVAAGRDAGFPYVAAQSDLGDPAPMTDGEGRAYAESLPWVDSDPYYWRNRALALRSSFLLAARVFAEPIWFAGGKLGSWRPTQSLKAIDCSRVTDEFGFTGAIIAPAHLAGGQVGAVVWVTTAPIDMPAIFAAHAADMFTTALQFLAAHSELVTHRQRVTPATLSPREAQCVRWAAAGKTNAEIATILSLSVSTVRFHLRNAGEKLGATTRSRMIQLATGMGFLGRHV; encoded by the coding sequence ATGAACGTCGGGTCGATGCCGGAACTGTCATGGGAGGTGGTGGACCGCCTGGCGCTGTCGGTCGTTGCGGCGGGGCGTGACGCGGGCTTTCCCTATGTCGCGGCACAGAGCGATCTTGGTGATCCGGCGCCGATGACGGACGGCGAAGGGCGTGCTTATGCTGAATCCCTGCCGTGGGTGGATTCTGATCCCTATTACTGGCGCAATCGCGCGCTGGCGCTGCGTTCCAGCTTTCTCCTCGCCGCACGGGTTTTTGCTGAGCCGATCTGGTTCGCCGGCGGAAAGCTAGGCTCGTGGCGACCGACGCAAAGTCTGAAAGCGATCGATTGCAGCCGTGTGACCGATGAGTTCGGCTTTACCGGTGCGATCATCGCCCCCGCGCACCTTGCGGGCGGACAGGTGGGGGCGGTGGTGTGGGTGACGACGGCGCCGATCGACATGCCCGCGATCTTCGCGGCGCACGCAGCCGATATGTTCACCACCGCGCTGCAATTCCTCGCCGCGCACAGCGAATTGGTAACCCACCGCCAGCGGGTCACGCCGGCAACGCTTTCCCCGCGCGAGGCGCAATGCGTGCGCTGGGCGGCGGCGGGCAAAACCAATGCGGAGATCGCGACCATCCTGTCGCTTTCGGTGTCGACGGTGCGTTTCCACCTGCGCAATGCCGGGGAGAAGCTAGGCGCGACGACGCGTTCGCGGATGATTCAACTCGCCACCGGCATGGGGTTCCTTGGCCGCCATGTCTGA
- a CDS encoding CapA family protein yields the protein MGAIGAMGATALFPPMALARGRRPMRVMLLGQSLIQREICREGWPGMTAIARHLRQADVVFTDLETPIDGPGAGAPTRADATLHHAPATVIDCLKSLGVTMVTTANNHAWDLGTGGIGSTIAALDQRGIVHAGSGRDLTTAAAPATQRTPAGSFALVAAAAGAIRPGAAAAADHAGVNELRRRTDGSLEPADVDRVLAAIRTAKASGATVLMCLHNHYWEPKQADTPAWQRELARACVDAGAATFVGHGTPLMQGHELYRGAPLFHGLGNFIFQTRKEDGAYGADTWRSMIVDARFADGQFVDARLYPIQLEAAKRGELSWGVPRLVSATGERLAPINAGAATKPARS from the coding sequence ATGGGGGCGATAGGCGCGATGGGCGCAACGGCACTATTCCCGCCGATGGCGCTTGCTCGCGGTCGCCGCCCGATGCGCGTCATGCTGCTCGGCCAGTCACTGATCCAGCGAGAGATATGCCGCGAGGGCTGGCCCGGCATGACCGCGATCGCGCGGCACTTGCGGCAGGCGGATGTGGTCTTCACCGATCTCGAAACACCGATCGACGGCCCCGGCGCGGGTGCGCCGACCCGCGCCGACGCTACGCTGCACCACGCCCCAGCCACGGTAATCGATTGCCTGAAATCGCTCGGCGTGACGATGGTGACGACCGCCAACAATCATGCATGGGATCTCGGCACCGGCGGGATCGGCTCGACCATCGCGGCGCTGGATCAGCGCGGCATCGTCCACGCCGGATCGGGGCGCGATCTTACGACGGCGGCGGCCCCGGCGACCCAGCGGACGCCCGCCGGAAGCTTCGCGCTGGTCGCCGCGGCGGCAGGCGCGATCCGGCCCGGCGCGGCGGCTGCCGCCGATCATGCCGGGGTCAATGAACTCCGCCGGCGCACAGACGGCTCGCTCGAACCCGCCGACGTTGATCGCGTACTGGCGGCGATCCGCACTGCAAAGGCGTCGGGTGCGACAGTGCTGATGTGCCTCCACAATCATTATTGGGAGCCGAAACAGGCCGACACGCCGGCATGGCAACGAGAACTGGCGCGCGCCTGTGTCGATGCCGGCGCGGCGACCTTCGTCGGACATGGCACGCCATTGATGCAGGGCCATGAACTCTATCGTGGAGCGCCGCTGTTCCACGGGCTCGGCAATTTCATCTTCCAGACGCGTAAGGAGGATGGCGCTTACGGCGCGGATACGTGGCGCTCCATGATTGTGGACGCGCGCTTCGCGGATGGGCAGTTCGTCGACGCGCGACTCTATCCGATCCAGCTTGAGGCGGCAAAACGCGGCGAACTCTCCTGGGGCGTGCCCCGGCTCGTATCCGCGACCGGCGAGCGGCTCGCGCCGATCAATGCAGGTGCAGCAACGAAACCAGCGCGAAGCTGA
- a CDS encoding acyl-CoA dehydrogenase family protein — protein sequence MTFARTDEQRMLAETLDATFARGAADWVTAIEAAGLDALGIAEEDGGLGTSLRDAAVVAAALGRANAALPWAEHWVATRYGHGSNDEASADALALLHCAEIVGLCRTMLRDTALFSHERRQFGVAIASFQALRHRMADMAMMLEQAEAITSSATDALENHVPEAARTVSAARVVCDDAARIVGEGAVQTHGAMGLTAELRLGGYFRRTCALMQGDGGARAHLSRYAA from the coding sequence ATGACCTTCGCGCGCACCGACGAGCAACGGATGCTCGCCGAAACGCTCGACGCCACCTTCGCGCGCGGCGCGGCGGATTGGGTGACGGCGATCGAGGCCGCGGGTCTCGATGCGCTGGGCATAGCGGAGGAGGATGGCGGCCTCGGCACCAGCCTGCGTGATGCGGCCGTGGTCGCGGCAGCATTGGGCCGGGCGAATGCCGCGCTGCCCTGGGCCGAGCATTGGGTGGCAACGCGTTACGGGCATGGCTCGAACGACGAAGCCTCTGCCGATGCGCTCGCCCTACTGCATTGCGCGGAGATCGTCGGCCTGTGCCGCACGATGCTGCGCGATACCGCATTATTCTCTCACGAGCGTCGGCAGTTCGGCGTCGCGATCGCGAGCTTTCAAGCGTTGCGGCATCGCATGGCCGACATGGCGATGATGCTCGAACAAGCAGAGGCGATCACCAGTTCCGCGACCGATGCGCTGGAAAACCATGTGCCGGAAGCCGCGCGGACAGTTAGCGCGGCGCGTGTGGTGTGCGACGATGCCGCGCGGATCGTCGGCGAGGGTGCGGTGCAGACCCATGGCGCAATGGGACTGACGGCCGAATTGCGTCTCGGTGGCTATTTCCGGCGAACATGTGCGCTGATGCAAGGCGACGGCGGCGCCCGCGCGCACCTCAGCCGCTACGCCGCCTGA
- a CDS encoding LysR substrate-binding domain-containing protein, producing MTLEQLRIFVGVAEREHVTAGARALNVTQSAASAAIAALEARHAIKLFDRVGRGIRLTEAGRAFLEEARGVLARAAAAELLLEEFGGLRRGSLRVVASQTIAAYWLPAILAAFRDRYPGIAVNLIIGNTEQAAHLIHEGEADIGIVEGRVDDPMLAHWPLGEDRLVLIAAPHIEPQPIDTAWLQRARWVMREPGSGTRSTLNDSLRLLGVDPAALDVALVLPSNESVRTAVEVGAGIAALSSLVVVPAINAGRLQALPIDLGPRSFFGLRHKERYRTRAADALLELIAEMRPSL from the coding sequence ATGACCTTGGAGCAACTTCGTATCTTCGTCGGCGTCGCCGAGCGCGAGCATGTGACGGCGGGGGCCCGCGCGTTAAACGTCACGCAATCCGCAGCCTCGGCCGCGATCGCCGCGCTGGAGGCACGCCATGCGATCAAGCTGTTCGATCGCGTCGGGCGCGGCATTCGGCTTACCGAGGCCGGCCGCGCGTTTCTGGAGGAAGCGCGCGGCGTGCTGGCGCGGGCGGCAGCGGCGGAATTGCTACTGGAGGAATTCGGCGGATTGCGCCGTGGCTCGCTACGTGTCGTGGCAAGCCAGACGATCGCCGCTTACTGGTTGCCCGCGATCCTCGCCGCCTTCCGCGATCGCTATCCCGGGATCGCGGTGAACCTCATCATCGGCAATACCGAACAGGCCGCCCATTTGATCCACGAAGGCGAGGCGGATATCGGCATCGTCGAAGGTCGCGTGGACGATCCGATGCTGGCGCACTGGCCGCTCGGCGAAGATCGTTTGGTCCTGATCGCCGCGCCGCATATCGAACCACAGCCGATAGACACTGCATGGCTACAACGGGCGCGCTGGGTGATGCGCGAGCCCGGATCGGGCACGCGATCAACGCTCAACGACAGCCTGCGCCTGCTCGGCGTCGATCCCGCCGCGCTCGATGTAGCGCTGGTGCTGCCGTCGAACGAAAGCGTGCGCACTGCGGTCGAAGTCGGAGCCGGCATCGCCGCACTGTCTTCGCTGGTGGTCGTGCCCGCGATCAACGCCGGCCGGCTTCAGGCGCTGCCGATCGACCTTGGCCCGCGATCCTTCTTCGGGCTGCGCCACAAGGAACGCTATCGCACCCGCGCGGCAGACGCGCTGCTGGAATTGATCGCCGAAATGCGCCCTTCCCTCTAG
- a CDS encoding TonB-dependent receptor, with product MSMTIRHFCTALYGSTAAVALIGAGAAHAQQAEPETPASAQQTASANPQMPGDIIVTAQRRAESINRVGISVQALTAETLQELRVNNVRDLAAVVPSFTVAQSYQGVPTYTLRGIGFNTINLSSTSTVGTYTDEVAYAYPIMNTGPMIDIERVEVLKGPQGTLYGRNTTAGLINFVTGKPSETASGAMTIDVGNYRTFNVGGYVTGPIAEGVQARLGYRADISDEGWQVSNSRGDRLGKVKRYGVRGSLALQPGPFKIDLSATYWINKSDTVAGQGIGFTPATTPGSGSTASLFNAPGVASYIANNMPTSGSQADWDPTAARSANIGRGAGLSGPLAENNWFLGLKGRIQLDLGEHTRIVSLTGYNEFDRQATFDWSGVPYEILIQQADGHIKSFAQELRVEGDGPGYNWLIGGYYAKDTILDSNRTLLGQNANVGLVRAGTLQLLASPLNTFGYTIADASTAFRTYRDVGNIDTRTWSIFANGDYAFNDLLKLTLGGRYTRDKQNYDGCSRDFNGSMLPNVNLANRALFLQLYGTLAAPISANQCNTYNPATNSFGLVSSLIDEDNFAWRAALDLTPSPTTLFYASISRGYKSGTTPINAANIARQNGPVKQEQLTAYEIGAKLGMLDRKVQLNVAGFYYDYKDKQISTYFADPIYTALARLDNVPKSKAYGVEGELTIRPTTAFTLIGNALWLKTRIDQYIGTNAAGQTQNFAGARFIYSPELTLSGTALVDQPITDRLNLTANANVRYQSRQTTVFEINPLYDIKPYTTVNAGLGVKASDDSWSFSIWGRNLFDQYYWTAVASNANVVVRFPGQVRTWGATAGFKF from the coding sequence ATGAGCATGACGATCCGGCATTTTTGTACCGCGCTCTATGGCAGCACCGCCGCTGTTGCGCTGATCGGCGCTGGCGCGGCCCACGCGCAGCAAGCCGAACCGGAAACGCCCGCCAGCGCGCAGCAGACGGCGAGCGCCAACCCACAGATGCCGGGCGACATCATCGTCACCGCGCAGCGTCGCGCGGAGTCGATCAACCGCGTCGGCATCTCCGTTCAGGCGCTCACCGCCGAAACGTTGCAGGAGTTGCGCGTCAATAACGTGCGCGATCTCGCCGCCGTCGTGCCCAGCTTCACCGTCGCCCAGAGCTATCAGGGCGTGCCGACCTACACGCTGCGCGGCATCGGCTTCAACACGATCAACCTGTCGTCCACCTCCACCGTCGGCACCTATACCGACGAAGTCGCCTACGCCTATCCGATCATGAACACCGGCCCGATGATCGATATCGAGCGGGTAGAAGTGCTGAAAGGCCCGCAAGGCACGCTCTACGGCCGCAACACCACCGCCGGTCTGATCAACTTCGTTACCGGAAAACCAAGCGAAACCGCGTCGGGCGCGATGACGATCGACGTCGGGAATTATCGCACGTTCAACGTCGGCGGCTATGTCACGGGCCCGATCGCGGAGGGCGTTCAGGCGCGCCTGGGCTATCGCGCCGACATCAGCGACGAGGGCTGGCAGGTCAGCAACAGCCGTGGGGATCGGCTCGGCAAGGTAAAGCGTTACGGCGTGCGCGGTTCGCTCGCGCTTCAGCCGGGGCCGTTCAAGATCGATCTTTCGGCGACCTATTGGATCAACAAATCCGATACCGTCGCGGGGCAAGGTATCGGCTTCACCCCGGCGACCACGCCGGGCAGCGGATCGACCGCCAGCCTGTTCAACGCGCCGGGCGTGGCGAGCTATATCGCCAACAATATGCCGACTAGCGGCAGCCAGGCGGATTGGGATCCGACGGCGGCGCGATCGGCCAATATCGGGCGCGGCGCGGGCCTGTCCGGGCCGCTTGCCGAGAACAACTGGTTCCTGGGGCTGAAGGGCCGCATCCAGCTCGATCTGGGCGAGCACACGCGGATCGTCTCGCTCACCGGCTATAATGAGTTCGACCGTCAGGCGACGTTCGACTGGTCAGGCGTGCCCTATGAAATCCTGATCCAGCAGGCGGATGGCCATATCAAGAGCTTCGCGCAGGAATTGCGCGTCGAGGGCGACGGGCCGGGCTACAACTGGTTGATCGGCGGCTATTACGCCAAGGATACGATCCTCGACAGCAACCGCACGTTGCTCGGGCAGAACGCCAATGTCGGGCTGGTGCGCGCAGGCACGCTGCAATTGCTCGCCTCCCCGCTCAACACCTTCGGTTATACGATAGCCGATGCCTCCACCGCGTTCCGTACCTATCGTGACGTCGGCAATATCGACACGCGGACGTGGAGCATTTTCGCCAATGGCGATTATGCCTTCAACGATCTGCTGAAGCTGACGCTGGGCGGCCGTTACACGCGCGACAAGCAGAATTACGATGGCTGCTCGCGGGATTTCAACGGCAGCATGTTGCCCAACGTCAACCTCGCCAACCGCGCGTTGTTCCTGCAACTCTATGGCACGCTGGCCGCGCCGATCAGCGCCAATCAGTGCAACACCTATAACCCGGCGACGAACAGCTTCGGCCTCGTCAGCTCGCTGATCGATGAGGACAATTTCGCGTGGCGCGCCGCGCTGGATCTGACGCCCAGCCCCACCACCTTGTTCTATGCCTCGATCTCGCGCGGCTACAAATCGGGGACCACGCCGATCAACGCCGCGAATATCGCGCGCCAGAATGGCCCCGTGAAACAGGAACAGCTCACCGCATACGAAATCGGCGCGAAGCTCGGGATGCTGGATCGCAAGGTACAGCTCAATGTCGCCGGATTTTACTATGACTATAAGGACAAGCAGATCAGCACCTATTTCGCTGATCCGATCTACACCGCGCTGGCACGGCTCGATAACGTGCCGAAATCAAAGGCTTATGGCGTCGAGGGCGAACTGACTATCCGCCCGACCACCGCCTTCACGCTGATCGGCAATGCCCTGTGGCTGAAAACGCGGATCGACCAATATATCGGCACCAACGCCGCCGGTCAGACGCAGAACTTCGCCGGCGCGCGCTTCATCTACAGCCCCGAACTCACACTGTCGGGCACCGCATTGGTCGATCAGCCGATCACGGACCGGCTCAACCTCACCGCCAATGCCAACGTGCGCTATCAGTCTCGGCAGACGACGGTATTCGAGATCAATCCGCTTTACGACATCAAGCCCTATACCACGGTCAACGCCGGGCTTGGCGTGAAGGCGAGCGACGATAGCTGGTCGTTCAGCATCTGGGGCCGCAACCTGTTCGATCAATATTATTGGACTGCGGTGGCCAGCAACGCCAACGTGGTGGTGCGCTTCCCCGGACAGGTGCGAACCTGGGGCGCGACCGCCGGGTTCAAGTTCTGA
- the crcB gene encoding fluoride efflux transporter CrcB, with product MQNLLIVMLGGAFGSGARHLTGRMMLGLLGPNWPWGTLTVNVVGGLLMGLLVGVLARFSTFGGEGWRLLLGVGALGGFTTFSSFSLEVVTMIERSAWTSAIAYVSLSLAGAILALFAGLFVVRVAA from the coding sequence ATGCAGAACCTTCTGATCGTCATGCTCGGCGGGGCCTTCGGGTCCGGCGCGCGGCATCTTACCGGGCGAATGATGCTCGGGTTGCTCGGGCCGAACTGGCCCTGGGGCACGTTGACCGTCAACGTCGTCGGCGGTTTGCTGATGGGGCTGCTCGTCGGCGTGCTGGCGCGCTTTTCCACGTTTGGTGGCGAAGGCTGGCGGCTGTTGCTCGGCGTCGGCGCGCTGGGCGGCTTCACGACCTTTTCGTCTTTCTCCCTCGAAGTGGTGACGATGATCGAGCGCAGCGCATGGACAAGCGCCATCGCTTACGTCTCCCTGTCGCTGGCCGGCGCGATCCTCGCGCTGTTCGCTGGTCTGTTCGTCGTACGGGTGGCGGCATGA